In Pseudomonas alcaliphila JAB1, a single window of DNA contains:
- a CDS encoding methanol/ethanol family PQQ-dependent dehydrogenase, whose product MKHTGLRQPLLLTALCAAMLMPSAAALAVTDAEILKDATTTDEIVTNGLGLQGQRYSPLNILNDQNVKELRPVWTMSFGGEKQRGQQAQPLIKDGVMYVTASYSRVFAVDARTGRELWQYEARLPDDIRPCCDVINRGVALYDDLVIFGTLDAKLVALNKDTGKVVWRKNVADHKAGYSITAAPLVVNGKLITGVSGGEFGVVGKIEAYDPKNGELLWSRPTVEGHMGYVYKDGKAVENGISGGEAGKTWPGDLWKTGGAAPWLGGYYDADTNLLFFGTGNPAPWNSHLRPGDNLYSSSRLALNPDDGSIKWHFQTTPHDGWDFDGVNELVSFDYQEGGKTVKAAATADRNGFFYVLDRTNGKFIRGFPFVDKITWAKGLDKNGRPIYDDSNRPGSPSAKEKGTSVFSAPAFLGAKNWMPMAYSQDTGLFYVPSNEWGMDIWNEDIAYKKGAAYLGAGFTIKPLNEDYIGVLRAIDPKTGKEVWRHKNYAPLWGGVLTTKGNLVFTGNPEGYLQAFNAKTGEKVWEFQTGSGVIGSPVTWEMDGEQYVSVLSGWGGAVPLWGGEVAKRVKHLNQGGMLWTFKLPKELVAKR is encoded by the coding sequence ATGAAACACACCGGTCTTCGCCAGCCCTTACTCCTCACCGCGCTGTGCGCGGCGATGCTGATGCCGTCCGCCGCCGCGCTGGCGGTCACCGACGCCGAGATTCTCAAGGACGCCACCACCACCGACGAGATCGTCACCAACGGTCTCGGTCTGCAGGGCCAGCGCTACAGCCCGCTGAACATCCTCAACGATCAGAACGTCAAGGAACTGCGCCCGGTCTGGACCATGTCCTTCGGCGGCGAGAAGCAGCGCGGCCAGCAGGCGCAGCCGCTGATCAAGGACGGCGTGATGTACGTTACCGCCTCCTACTCGCGGGTGTTCGCCGTCGATGCGCGCACCGGGCGCGAGCTGTGGCAGTACGAAGCGCGTCTGCCGGACGACATCCGCCCCTGCTGCGACGTGATCAACCGGGGTGTCGCCCTGTACGACGACCTGGTGATCTTCGGCACCCTGGACGCCAAGTTGGTGGCGCTGAACAAGGACACCGGCAAGGTGGTGTGGCGCAAGAACGTCGCCGATCACAAGGCGGGCTATTCGATCACCGCAGCGCCGCTGGTGGTCAACGGCAAGCTGATCACCGGCGTTTCCGGTGGCGAATTCGGCGTGGTCGGCAAGATCGAAGCCTACGATCCGAAGAACGGCGAGCTGCTGTGGAGCCGCCCGACCGTCGAAGGCCATATGGGCTACGTCTACAAGGACGGCAAGGCCGTCGAGAATGGCATCAGCGGCGGCGAGGCCGGCAAGACCTGGCCGGGCGACCTGTGGAAGACCGGCGGTGCCGCGCCCTGGCTGGGCGGCTACTACGATGCCGACACCAACCTGCTGTTCTTCGGTACCGGCAACCCGGCGCCGTGGAACTCGCACCTGCGCCCTGGCGACAACCTCTATTCCTCCTCGCGCCTGGCACTGAATCCGGATGACGGCAGCATCAAATGGCACTTCCAGACCACGCCGCACGACGGCTGGGACTTCGACGGCGTCAACGAGCTGGTCTCCTTCGACTATCAGGAAGGCGGCAAGACCGTGAAGGCTGCGGCCACTGCCGACCGTAACGGCTTCTTCTATGTGCTCGATCGCACCAACGGCAAGTTCATCCGTGGCTTCCCCTTCGTCGACAAGATCACCTGGGCCAAAGGCCTGGACAAGAACGGCCGGCCGATCTACGACGACAGCAACCGTCCGGGCTCGCCTAGCGCGAAGGAGAAGGGCACGAGCGTGTTCTCCGCTCCGGCCTTCCTCGGCGCCAAGAACTGGATGCCCATGGCCTACAGCCAGGACACCGGCCTGTTCTACGTGCCGTCCAACGAGTGGGGCATGGACATCTGGAACGAGGACATCGCCTACAAGAAGGGCGCCGCATACCTGGGCGCCGGCTTCACCATCAAGCCGCTGAACGAGGACTACATCGGCGTGCTGCGCGCCATCGATCCGAAGACCGGCAAGGAAGTGTGGCGCCACAAGAACTACGCGCCGCTGTGGGGCGGGGTGCTGACCACCAAGGGCAACCTGGTGTTCACCGGCAACCCGGAAGGCTACCTGCAAGCATTCAATGCCAAGACCGGTGAGAAAGTCTGGGAATTCCAGACCGGCTCGGGTGTGATCGGCTCGCCGGTGACTTGGGAAATGGACGGCGAGCAATATGTCTCCGTCTTGTCCGGCTGGGGCGGTGCGGTACCGCTGTGGGGCGGCGAGGTGGCCAAGCGCGTCAAGCACCTGAACCAGGGCGGCATGCTGTGGACCTTCAAGCTGCCCAAGGAACTGGTAGCCAAGCGCTGA